The Gopherus evgoodei ecotype Sinaloan lineage chromosome 8, rGopEvg1_v1.p, whole genome shotgun sequence genome includes a region encoding these proteins:
- the RPE65 gene encoding LOW QUALITY PROTEIN: retinoid isomerohydrolase (The sequence of the model RefSeq protein was modified relative to this genomic sequence to represent the inferred CDS: inserted 1 base in 1 codon; deleted 2 bases in 1 codon): MSSQIEHPAGGYKKLFETVEELAAPVTAHVTGRIPIWLTGSLLRCGPGLFEVGSEPFYHLFDGQALLHKFDFKEGHVTYHRRFIRTDAYVRAMTEKRIVITEFGTCAYPDPCKNIFSRFFSYFRGVEVTDNALVNVYPVGEDYYACTETNFITKINPETLETIKQVDLCKYVSINGVTAHPHIENDGTVYNIGNCFGKNFAIAYNIVRIPPMQADKKDPMNKSDVVVQFPCSDRFKPSYVHSFGLTPNYIVFVETPVKINLLKFLSSWSLWGANYMDCFESNETMGVWLHVADKKKGKYLNIKYRTSAFNLFHHINTYEDNGFLIVDLCTWKGCFEFVYNYLYLANXRSNWEEVKRNAEKAPQTEARRYALPLTLTRKKPLKICLHTNRKLPELSNSACPTESFHADTGKNLVTLPYTTATATLHSDETIWLEPEILFSGARQAFEFPQINYKKYAGKPYTYAYGLGLNHFVPDRLCKLNVKTKETWVWQEPDSYPSEPIFVSHPDALEEDDGVVLSVIVNPGAGQKPAYLLILNAKDMSEVARAEVEMNIPVTFHGMFKRS, translated from the exons ATGTCCAGCCA AATTGAGCACCCAGCTGGTGGATACAAGAAGCTTTTTGAGACCGTGGAGGAATTGGCTGCACCAGTAACTGCTCATGTCACAG GCAGGATTCCCATATGGCTTACAGGCAGTCTGCTTAGATGTGGGCCTGGCTTATTTGAAGTTGGTTCGGAACCATTTTATCATTTGTTTGATGGCCAAGCGCTTCTTCATAAATTTGACTTTAAGGAGGGACATGTCACATACCATCGCAG GTTCATTCGGACTGATGCTTATGTAAGAGCAATGACTGAGAAAAGAATCGTGATAACTGAATTTGGCACCTGTGCTTACCCTGATCCATGCAAGAACATATTTTCCAG GTTTTTTTCATACTTCAGAGGTGTGGAGGTCACTGATAATGCCCTGGTTAATGTGTACCCAGTGGGTGAAGATTACTATGCCTgcacagagaccaattttattaCCAAGATTAACCCAGAGACTTTGGAGACAATCAAGCAG GTGGACCTTTGTAAATATGTTTCAATCAATGGCGTAACTGCTCACCCCCATATTGAAAACGATGGGACAGTTTATAACATCGGCAACTGCTTTGGAAAAAATTTTGCAATTGCCTACAACATTGTACGGATCCCTCCAATGCAAGCAG ACAAGAAAGATCCAATGAATAAGTCTGATGTGGTTGTGCAGTTTCCTTGCAGCGATAGATTTAAACCTTCCTATGTGCACAG CTTTGGGCTGACTCCAAACTATATAGTGTTTGTGGAAACACCAGTGAAAATTAACCTGCTCAAATTCCTTTCTTCTTGGAGTCTGTGGGGAGCCAATTACATGGATTGTTTTGAGTCTAATGAAACCATGGGG GTCTGGCTTCATGTAGCagataaaaaaaaaggaaaatacctCAATATCAAATATAGGACCTCAGCCTTTAACCTCTTCCATCACATTAATACCTATGAAGACAATGGATTTCTTATTGTGGATCTCTGCACCTGGAAGGGGT GTTTTGAGTTTGTTTACAATTATCTGTACTTAGCCA TGCGGTCCAATTGGGAAGAAGTGAAGAGAAAC GCAGAAAAAGCTCCTCAGACCGAAGCTCGCAGATATGCCCTTCCTTTAACACTGACAAG GAAAAAACCCTTAAAAATCTGTCTTCATACAAATAGAAAACTCCCAGAACTTTCTAACAGTGCCTGTCCCACAGAAAGTTTCCAT GCCGACACGGGTAAGAATTTAGTCACCTTGCCCTACACAACAGCAACTGCAACTCTGCACAGTGATGAAACGATCTGGCTGGAACCAGAGATTCTTTTCTCTGGGGCTCGCCAAG CCTTTGAGTTTCCACAAATCAATTATAAGAAATATGCTGGAAAACCCTATACATATGCATATGGCCTTGGATTGAATCACTTTGTTCCAGACAGG CTTTGTAAGCTGAATGTTAAAACGAAAGAGACATGGGTGTGGCAGGAACCAGACTCCTATCCATCAGAGCCTATCTTTGTTTCACATCCAGACGCCCTGGAAGAGGACGATG GTGTCGTTCTGAGTGTAATTGTTAACCCTGGCGCAGGACAGAAACCTGCCTATCTACTGATCCTGAATGCAAAGGATATGAGTGAAGTTGCCAGGGCTGAAGTGGAGATGAATATTCCTGTTACCTTCCATGGAATGTTCAAAAGATCATGA